One Fusobacterium simiae genomic window, ATATAAATTTAGAAAGTATTTATCATTACTATCTATCAGTTGTATTTCAGCATTTACTCACAATCTTTTACAACTTATAGTAGTGTATTTTTTGCTGTTTAGAAATATATCTTTAAATAGTAAATCAATAATAGTTTTTATAGTTATTTTTTTAGGTTTAGGTGTAATTATGGGCCTAGTGACAGGAATTATAGCTACAAAAATAAACTTAAAAAGAAATAAAATTTAATATATAAAAGGAGAGATTTTTATGGGAAGATACTTTGGAACAGATGGTATTAGAGGAGAAGCTAATAAAGAATTGACTGTTGACAAAGCATTAAGACTTGGTTACGCACTTGGTTATTATTTAAGAAATAATAATAAAAATGAAGAAAAAATAAAAGTTATTATGGGTAGTGACACTAGAATATCTGGTTATATGCTTAGATCAGCTTTAACAGCTGGACTTACTTCAATGGGAATTTATATAGACTTTGTTGGAGTTATCCCTACACCAGGAGTTGCTTATATAACAAAACTTAAAAAAGCTAAAGCAGGAATTATGATTTCTGCCTCACATAATCCTGCAAAGGATAATGGAATAAAAATATTTAATTCAGAGGGGTATAAACTTTCTGATGAAATTGAAAATCAAATTGAGGATTATATGGATAATTTAAATGATATTTTAGCTAATCCTTTAGCTGGGGATAAAGTTGGTAAATTTAAATATGCAGAAGATGAATATTTTCAATATAAAAATTATCTTTCTCAATGTGTAAAAGGAGATTTTAAGGATATGAAAATTGTCCTTGATACAGCTAATGGAGCTGCATATAGAGCAGCTAAAGATGTATTTTTAGATTTAAGAGCAGAAATTGTTGTAATAAATGATGTTCCAAATGGAAGAAACATTAATGTAAAATGTGGTTCAACACATCCAGAAATTTTAGCAAAAGTTGTTGTAGGTTATGAAGCAGATTTGGGTTTAGCCTATGATGGAGATGCTGACAGACTTATAGCAGTTGATAAATTTGGAAATATAATAGATGGAGATAAAATTATAGGAATTTTAGCTCTTGGTATGAAAAAAAATAGAAATTTAAAAAATAATAAAGTTGTAACAACTGTTATGAGTAACATAGGTTTTGAAAAATATTTAAAAGAAAATAATATAGAACTGTTAAGAGCAAATGTTGGAGATAGATATGTTCTAGAAAAAATGTTAGCTGAAGATGTTGTCATTGGAGGAGAGCAATCTGGGCATATCATTTTAAGAGATTATGCTACAACTGGTGATGGAGTATTATCTTCATTAAAACTTGTTGAAGTTATTAGAGATACTGGAAAAAATTTACATGAATTAGTATCTGCTATGAAAGATGCTCCTCAGGCTTTAATAAATGTAAAAGTTGATAATACTAAGAAAAATACTTGGGATAAAAATGAAAAGATTATGTCTTTTATTGATGGAATAAATAATAAATATAAAGATGAAGTTAGAATTTTAGTAAGAAAGTCTGGAACAGAGCCATTAATAAGAGTAATGACTGAAGGAGATGACAAACAACTTGTTCATAAACTTGCAGAAGATATTGCTAAGTTAGTTGAGAAAGAATTAAATTAATTTTAATTAGGAAATTTTTAAATTTTTTTATTTAAATTTTTTTAAAAGTTGTTAAATCTAAAAAATACTTGACTTAAATTATTATATTTGATACTATAATATCTGACCCTGCGGTCAATGACTATACGGTCAATTAAATAAAATAAAAAGAAATGAGAAAAGGAAAGGTATTAATGGAAGAAATTAAAAAGCTTTTTAAAATAACTATAATAGTTACTATTGTGTTTTTCTTACTTGGCTTAATTTTCCAAAATGAATATCTTTTATTTGGAATTTCTGGAGGCTGTGCAGTGTCTGTAATAGCACTGTATATGTTATCTTTAGATAGTAAAGCCATTGTCTATTCAAACAATATAAAGATTGCTAAAAGAATTGCATATATTGGTTATGCTAAAAGATATATTTTGCATTTTATGTTTTTAGCAGCATTATTATATTTTTCTAATGACTTTAAACTATTTTTAAGTGGATTTATAGGTACATTGAATACAAAACTTACAATTTACTTTATGAATGTTCTTGAAAAAATTAAAAAATATTTAAAGTAGTTAAACTATAATTATTGAAAGGAGGTATAAAGTGATACTAGGACCAATAGAATTTACTTCAGGAGATTTAGTATCTGGGCCAGCTGTAATATTTTCAATATTTGGTATCCCTGTTACTTCTACTGTAGTTACAACATGGTTTATACTTTTCTGCTTTTTTATGTTCTTCAAATTAGGAACTAGAAATTTACAATTGATACCAGGAAAGTTCCAAACAATTCTTGAGGGAATTTATGAGTTTTTAGATTCAACTATTGGGCAGATATTAGGAGCTTGGAAAAAGAAATATTACATATATTTTTCAACCTTATTTTTATTTATATTTTTATCAAATATAATTACATTTTTTCCTATTCCATGGTTTAGTATAAAAAACGGTGTATTGGAAATTTTTCCAGCATTTAGATCGCCAACAGCTGATTTAAACACAACAGGTTGTTTAGCAATACTGACAACAATTTTATTTACATCTATATCCATAAAAAATAATGGAATATTCGGCTATTTAAAAGGGTTTGCAGAACCAAATCCAGTTATGTTACCATTAAACATTATTGGAGAATTAGCAAAGCCATTAAATATATCAATGCGGTTGTTTGGAAATATGTTCGCTGGTATGGTTATAATGGGACTTGTTTATATGGCAATGCCTTTTATTATTCCAGCAGCACTGCATTTATACTTTGATTTATTTGCAGGTTTAGTGCAAAGTTTTGTTTTCGTAACTCTTTCTTTGGTTTATGTTCAAGGTTCAATAGGAGATGTAGAATATATTGATGAAGAAAAAAAGATAGATAAGTTATATGATACTATATAATAAAAAATTTAAAGATTAAGATATTAGGAGGATAAATATGGATATATTAACAGCAAAAACAATAGTTCTAGGGTGTTCAGCAGTAGGTGCAGGACTTGCTATGATAGCAGGGTTAGGACCAGGTATAGGAGAAGGATATGCAGCAGGAAAAGCAGTAGAATCTGTTGCAAGACAACCAGAAGCAAGAGGAACAATTCTTTCAACAATGATAATAGGGCAAGCAGTGGCAGAATCTACTGGTATTTATTCCTTTGTTGTTGCTTTGATTTTACTTTATGCAAATCCTTTCTTAAACAAATTAGGATAATATTTTTGTCATTTAATTTGATGAAAGGAGGTAAGATATTGTGCCAATAATATCTATTGATGCTACTTTTTTTTGGCAAATTATTAACTTTTTTCTTCTTTTCTATATTGTAAAAAAATATTTTAAAGAACCTATTGGAAAAATAATTAATAAAAGAAAAGAAAAAATAGAAACTGAATTAGTAGCAGCAAGTAAAAATAGAAAAGAAGCTGAACAGCTTTTAAAAGAAGCTGAGGCTCAAATTACCACTTCAAGAAAGGAAGCAAATGAAATCGTAAAATCTGCCCAAAGAAAGGCAGAGGAAGAAGCTCATAATCTAATAAAAGAAGCAAGAGAAAATAGAGAAAATATAATAAAGGCCACTGAATTTGAAGTTACAAAAATGAAAAATGATGCTAAAGAAGAATTAGGTAAAGAAATTAAAGACTTAGCTGCAGAACTTGCTGAAAAAATTATAAAAGAAAAAGTAGATAATATCCAAGAAATTTCACTTATAGATAAATTTATATCAGAGGTAGGCGAAGATAAATGATAAAATCACAAATTGGAAGAAGATATTCTAAAGCTATTTTTGATATTGCAGAAGAAAAAAATCAGGTAAAAGAAATTTATGAACTTTTAAATTCAGCTATGGTTCTCTACAGAACAGATAAAGGATTTAAAAACTTTATTAGAAATCCTTTAATCAGTAATGAAGAAAAAAAATTAGTTTTAAATGAAATTTTTGGAAAAGATAATAGTGAAAATCTAAATATTTTATTATATATTTTAGATAAAGGTAGGATTAATTGTATAAAATATATAGTTGCTGAATATTTGAAAATTTATTATAGAAAGAATAGAATTTTAGATGTAAGAGCTACTTTTACAAAAGAATTAACTGAAGAACAAAAGAAAAAACTTATTGATAAATTATCTCAAAAGACTGGAAAAGAAATCAATTTGGAAGTAAAAATTGATAAGAATATTTTAGGTGGAGGAATTATAAGAATAGGAGATAAAATTATTGATGGTTCTATCCGTAGAGAATTAGATAATTGGAAAAGAAGTTAAGGTCTTTAATGGAGGTGCAATAATTTGAATATTAGACCAGAAGAAGTGAGTTCTATTATTAAAAAAGAAATAGATAACTATAAAAAAAGTTTAGAGATAAAAACTTCTGGGACTGTTCTTGAAGTTGGAGATGGTATTGCTAGAATTTATGGTTTAAGTGATGTTATGTCTGGAGAACTTCTTGAATTTCCACATGGAGTAATGGGAATGGCTTTAAATTTGGAAGAAGATAATGTTGGAGCCGTTATCCTTGGTAATGCTTCTCTTATAAAAGAAGGAGATGAAGTTAGGGCAACTGGTAAGGTTGTATCAGTTCCTGCTGGTGAAAATTTACTTGGCAGAGTAATAAATGCATTAGGAGACCCTATTGATGGTAAAGGAGAAATAATCGCTGATAAATATATGCCTATTGAAAGAAAAGCGTCAGGAATTATTGCAAGACAACCTGTGTCTGAACCTTTGCAAACTGGTATTAAATCAATAGATGGTATGGTTCCTATTGGTAGAGGACAAAGAGAACTTATTATAGGAGATAGACAAACTGGTAAAACAGCAATTGCTATTGACACTATAATAAATCAAAAAGGGCAAGATGTTAAATGTATTTATGTAGCAATAGGACAAAAGAGATCTACTGTTGCTCAAATATATAAAAAATTAAGAGATTTAGGTTGTATGGATTATACTATAATAGTTGCTGCAACAGCATCTGAAGCAGCTCCATTACAGTATATGGCTCCTTATTCAGGTGTAGCTATTGGTGAATATTTTATGGAAAAAGGAGAGCATGTTTTAATAATTTATGATGATTTATCTAAACATGCTGTCGCTTATAGAGAAATGTCTTTATTGCTTAGAAGACCACCTGGACGTGAGGCTTATCCAGGAGATGTATTCTATCTACATTCAAGATTATTAGAGAGAGCTGCAAAATTATCTGATGAATTAGGAGGAGGTTCTATAACTGCACTACCAATTATAGAAACTCAAGCAGGAGATGTATCTGCATATATTCCTACAAATGTTATATCAATAACAGATGGACAAATATTTTTGGAATCTCAATTATTTAACTCTGGATTTAGACCAGCAATAAATGCTGGAATATCTGTTTCAAGAGTTGGAGGAGCAGCTCAAATAAAGGCTATGAAACAAGTTGCCTCTAAGGTGAAATTAGAACTTGCCCAATACACAGAGCTTTTAACTTTTGCACAATTTGGATCAGATCTTGATAAAGCAACAAAAGCTCAATTAGAAAGAGGACATAGAATAATGGAAATATTGAAACAACCTCAATATCATCCATTCACAGTTGAAAGACAGGTTGTATCTTTCTATGCTGTTACAAATGGATATTTAGATGATATAGAAGTTTCAAAAATTAGAAGATTTGAAAAAGAATTGTTAGATTATTTAAAAGCTAACACAGATATTTTAACTGAGATAGCTGATAAAAAAGCTGTGGATAAAGGTTTAGAAGAAAGATTGAAAGAAAATATTATAAACTTTAAAAAAAGTTTTAACTAAGGAGTTAATTATGCCTGGAATGAAAGAAATTAAAGGTAGAATTAAAAGTGTTCAGTCTACTCGTCAAATTACAAATGCTATGGAAATAGTTTCTACAACTAAATTTAAAAGATATTCAAAATTAGTGTCTGAATCAAGACCTTATGAAGAAAGTATGAGAAAAATTTTAGCCCATATAGCAGCTGGAGTTAAATATGAAAAGCATCCATTAT contains:
- the glmM gene encoding phosphoglucosamine mutase, with product MGRYFGTDGIRGEANKELTVDKALRLGYALGYYLRNNNKNEEKIKVIMGSDTRISGYMLRSALTAGLTSMGIYIDFVGVIPTPGVAYITKLKKAKAGIMISASHNPAKDNGIKIFNSEGYKLSDEIENQIEDYMDNLNDILANPLAGDKVGKFKYAEDEYFQYKNYLSQCVKGDFKDMKIVLDTANGAAYRAAKDVFLDLRAEIVVINDVPNGRNINVKCGSTHPEILAKVVVGYEADLGLAYDGDADRLIAVDKFGNIIDGDKIIGILALGMKKNRNLKNNKVVTTVMSNIGFEKYLKENNIELLRANVGDRYVLEKMLAEDVVIGGEQSGHIILRDYATTGDGVLSSLKLVEVIRDTGKNLHELVSAMKDAPQALINVKVDNTKKNTWDKNEKIMSFIDGINNKYKDEVRILVRKSGTEPLIRVMTEGDDKQLVHKLAEDIAKLVEKELN
- a CDS encoding ATP synthase subunit I encodes the protein MEEIKKLFKITIIVTIVFFLLGLIFQNEYLLFGISGGCAVSVIALYMLSLDSKAIVYSNNIKIAKRIAYIGYAKRYILHFMFLAALLYFSNDFKLFLSGFIGTLNTKLTIYFMNVLEKIKKYLK
- the atpB gene encoding F0F1 ATP synthase subunit A, whose product is MILGPIEFTSGDLVSGPAVIFSIFGIPVTSTVVTTWFILFCFFMFFKLGTRNLQLIPGKFQTILEGIYEFLDSTIGQILGAWKKKYYIYFSTLFLFIFLSNIITFFPIPWFSIKNGVLEIFPAFRSPTADLNTTGCLAILTTILFTSISIKNNGIFGYLKGFAEPNPVMLPLNIIGELAKPLNISMRLFGNMFAGMVIMGLVYMAMPFIIPAALHLYFDLFAGLVQSFVFVTLSLVYVQGSIGDVEYIDEEKKIDKLYDTI
- the atpE gene encoding ATP synthase F0 subunit C; amino-acid sequence: MDILTAKTIVLGCSAVGAGLAMIAGLGPGIGEGYAAGKAVESVARQPEARGTILSTMIIGQAVAESTGIYSFVVALILLYANPFLNKLG
- the atpF gene encoding F0F1 ATP synthase subunit B; translated protein: MPIISIDATFFWQIINFFLLFYIVKKYFKEPIGKIINKRKEKIETELVAASKNRKEAEQLLKEAEAQITTSRKEANEIVKSAQRKAEEEAHNLIKEARENRENIIKATEFEVTKMKNDAKEELGKEIKDLAAELAEKIIKEKVDNIQEISLIDKFISEVGEDK
- the atpH gene encoding ATP synthase F1 subunit delta codes for the protein MIKSQIGRRYSKAIFDIAEEKNQVKEIYELLNSAMVLYRTDKGFKNFIRNPLISNEEKKLVLNEIFGKDNSENLNILLYILDKGRINCIKYIVAEYLKIYYRKNRILDVRATFTKELTEEQKKKLIDKLSQKTGKEINLEVKIDKNILGGGIIRIGDKIIDGSIRRELDNWKRS
- the atpA gene encoding F0F1 ATP synthase subunit alpha; the protein is MNIRPEEVSSIIKKEIDNYKKSLEIKTSGTVLEVGDGIARIYGLSDVMSGELLEFPHGVMGMALNLEEDNVGAVILGNASLIKEGDEVRATGKVVSVPAGENLLGRVINALGDPIDGKGEIIADKYMPIERKASGIIARQPVSEPLQTGIKSIDGMVPIGRGQRELIIGDRQTGKTAIAIDTIINQKGQDVKCIYVAIGQKRSTVAQIYKKLRDLGCMDYTIIVAATASEAAPLQYMAPYSGVAIGEYFMEKGEHVLIIYDDLSKHAVAYREMSLLLRRPPGREAYPGDVFYLHSRLLERAAKLSDELGGGSITALPIIETQAGDVSAYIPTNVISITDGQIFLESQLFNSGFRPAINAGISVSRVGGAAQIKAMKQVASKVKLELAQYTELLTFAQFGSDLDKATKAQLERGHRIMEILKQPQYHPFTVERQVVSFYAVTNGYLDDIEVSKIRRFEKELLDYLKANTDILTEIADKKAVDKGLEERLKENIINFKKSFN